In Deltaproteobacteria bacterium GWC2_55_46, a single window of DNA contains:
- a CDS encoding flagellar hook-associated protein FlgK, whose protein sequence is MSSLNAIFNIAKSALMANQKAMNVTAHNITNANTDGYTRQRAILSTNNPVNFGGLYFGTGVNATGIQRVYDSFQTIQLRSSMSLLSKYETTGQHLSAMEAILNDFDGSGLSTRLDALFNSFQEVATNPSSYGERSALLANAGVLADTFNTIDSSIRLNVSNINSTIESKVTEINSLTSQIAGLNLQVSASELSGLQANDLKDRRDLLLDDLAKIVDISVSENENGQSDVFLGGSFIVAGNKASLVSLEADPGEAGSYDIILNGATINDRISAGSLRGDLDALDYYSQVHDKVNLLAATLVKEVNLQHSAGYGTDGSTGTDFFSPLSVYSRANSSNTGGTVISGGTVTDLSQVTLDDYEIRFSGPASYTVVNTGTNMVVSGGAYTSGSAITFGGLSVTVTDGSGTPAAGDKFFVSVRENAARDFSVAVTDPAKVAASSTAAGVPGDNSNALALADLRDAATVDGSSFGRFYSRIVTDLGTDVNSARLNADAQGMFTQELVAARESTSGVSLEEEAINLVKLQRAYEAAAKLMATVDQMFETLLDIR, encoded by the coding sequence ATGTCCAGCCTTAACGCCATATTCAATATCGCCAAATCGGCGCTCATGGCCAACCAGAAGGCCATGAACGTGACCGCTCACAATATTACCAACGCGAATACCGACGGTTACACAAGGCAGAGGGCGATCCTTTCCACCAATAACCCGGTCAACTTCGGGGGCTTGTACTTCGGCACAGGCGTCAACGCCACAGGCATCCAGCGCGTCTATGACTCCTTCCAGACTATCCAGCTCAGAAGCTCGATGTCGCTCCTTTCCAAATACGAGACCACGGGCCAGCACCTTTCGGCCATGGAAGCGATATTGAACGATTTCGACGGCTCCGGCTTGAGCACCAGGCTTGACGCCCTCTTCAATTCGTTCCAGGAGGTGGCCACAAACCCGTCGTCCTACGGGGAGAGGTCTGCCCTCCTTGCCAACGCCGGGGTCCTGGCCGATACGTTCAATACCATCGATTCGAGTATCAGGCTGAACGTAAGCAATATTAACAGCACCATAGAATCGAAGGTGACCGAGATCAACAGCCTGACCTCGCAGATAGCCGGGCTCAATCTGCAGGTGTCGGCCTCTGAGCTATCAGGCCTCCAGGCCAACGACCTGAAGGACAGGAGGGACCTCCTTCTGGACGACCTCGCGAAGATAGTCGATATCTCGGTCAGCGAAAACGAGAACGGGCAATCGGACGTATTTTTAGGTGGATCATTCATAGTAGCAGGGAACAAGGCCTCTCTCGTGAGCCTTGAGGCCGACCCAGGAGAGGCTGGGTCATACGATATTATTCTTAATGGCGCCACGATAAACGACAGGATCTCGGCAGGCTCTCTGAGGGGAGACCTCGACGCGCTCGATTATTACAGCCAGGTCCACGACAAGGTGAACCTGCTTGCGGCCACGCTCGTGAAAGAGGTCAACCTCCAGCACTCGGCCGGGTACGGGACAGACGGCTCGACCGGGACGGATTTCTTTTCTCCGCTTTCGGTCTACTCAAGGGCAAATAGCTCCAACACAGGCGGGACTGTCATATCCGGTGGCACTGTCACGGACTTGAGCCAGGTGACCCTCGACGATTACGAGATAAGGTTTTCAGGGCCGGCATCATACACGGTCGTCAATACAGGCACAAACATGGTCGTCTCAGGCGGCGCGTACACCTCCGGGTCTGCCATAACCTTTGGCGGGCTGAGCGTCACCGTTACCGATGGCTCAGGCACGCCGGCAGCCGGGGACAAGTTCTTTGTAAGCGTCAGGGAGAACGCCGCGAGGGACTTCTCGGTGGCCGTGACGGACCCGGCGAAGGTCGCTGCCTCTTCTACCGCCGCGGGGGTCCCCGGGGACAACTCCAACGCCCTTGCCCTTGCCGACCTGAGGGACGCGGCAACCGTTGACGGCTCCTCTTTCGGGAGGTTCTACAGCCGTATAGTGACCGACCTGGGCACCGATGTTAATAGCGCCAGGCTCAACGCCGACGCCCAGGGGATGTTCACTCAGGAACTCGTGGCTGCGAGGGAGTCGACCTCAGGTGTATCCCTTGAAGAGGAGGCGATAAACCTCGTGAAGCTCCAGAGGGCTTACGAGGCGGCCGCGAAGCTCATGGCGACAGTCGACCAGATGTTTGAAACCCTTTTGGACATCAGATAG
- a CDS encoding flagellar hook-associated protein 3, which yields MRITQKLSYDAYVNDIFKRQEAIYRLNKQLATQKKVNAPSDDPVNAHNILTSKSLLSRFGQYERNIGTGLAHLGVAEQALDRAKDVVMRLQELAVTASSGTANSESMGMIKKEVDNLFDELVSIGNTSFDGRYVFSGYKTDTVAFDASGVYQGDANVQSIKVSPTSTVVIGVNGGEAFSGSGGGTDLMAAVSALSSALGSNDAAGVLAARDGLDAGFSQLSNAVSDIGGKVSRLKAANSDISVYTLELESTISTLEDADIVELITSLKSDEVALQASLSSAGKVFSLNIFDYI from the coding sequence ATGAGGATCACTCAGAAGCTCTCATATGACGCGTACGTAAACGATATATTCAAGCGGCAGGAGGCCATCTACCGCCTGAATAAGCAACTGGCCACGCAGAAGAAGGTGAACGCGCCATCGGACGACCCTGTGAACGCGCACAACATCCTCACCTCTAAATCCCTCCTGTCGAGGTTCGGGCAGTATGAGAGGAACATTGGCACGGGGCTAGCGCACCTCGGGGTGGCAGAGCAGGCGCTCGACAGGGCCAAGGACGTCGTCATGAGGCTGCAGGAGCTGGCTGTCACGGCTTCAAGCGGGACGGCGAACTCAGAGTCGATGGGCATGATAAAAAAGGAGGTCGACAACCTCTTTGACGAGCTTGTAAGCATAGGCAACACCAGCTTTGACGGCAGGTATGTCTTTTCCGGGTACAAGACCGACACCGTGGCTTTTGACGCCTCCGGGGTCTACCAGGGCGACGCGAACGTCCAGTCGATAAAGGTAAGCCCGACGAGCACCGTGGTCATAGGTGTCAACGGCGGCGAGGCCTTTAGCGGCTCTGGAGGCGGGACCGACCTCATGGCGGCTGTTTCCGCCCTCTCTTCAGCCCTTGGCTCAAATGATGCCGCCGGTGTGCTGGCGGCAAGGGACGGGCTTGACGCCGGTTTCAGCCAGCTATCCAACGCGGTCTCCGACATAGGGGGCAAGGTCTCCAGGCTTAAGGCCGCCAATAGCGACATTTCCGTCTATACGCTTGAGCTTGAGTCGACGATCTCCACTCTTGAGGACGCCGATATCGTGGAGCTTATTACAAGCCTTAAGTCCGACGAGGTGGCCCTTCAGGCCTCGCTGTCTTCGGCTGGAAAGGTCTTCAGCCTCAATATCTTTGATTACATCTGA
- a CDS encoding carbon storage regulator, translating into MLVLTRKSGEGIRIGDDIKLIVVEVKENHVKLGIEAPQSCPVHREEIYLRIQEDNLKAAGLPGDIADALKGFMKK; encoded by the coding sequence ATGCTTGTACTGACAAGGAAGTCGGGAGAAGGGATAAGGATCGGCGATGATATAAAGCTCATCGTCGTTGAAGTGAAGGAAAACCATGTGAAGCTGGGCATAGAGGCCCCGCAGAGCTGCCCGGTGCACAGGGAGGAGATATACCTCAGGATACAGGAGGATAACCTCAAAGCGGCGGGCCTGCCCGGGGATATCGCAGACGCCTTGAAAGGATTCATGAAAAAATGA
- a CDS encoding UDP-N-acetylglucosamine 4,6-dehydratase (inverting) gives MDLNGRTILITGGTGSLGKKLTGKILERYRPKRLVILSRDELKQSEMMQSFPDPCLRFFIGDVRDKERLYRAFDGVDYVVHAAALKQVPAAEYNPFEAIKTNVLGAQNVIDVCVDLGIKKVVALSTDKAANPINLYGATKLCSDKLFIAGNSYAGSKPTRFSVVRYGNVVGSRGSVIPLFLKMKESGVLPVTDTRMTRFWITLDQGAEFVLASLDRMKGGEIFVPRIPSAAMTDVAKAVAPECSIKVVGIRPGEKLHETLISEDDGRLTLEYENHFVIQPQFPWWGEERKNGGKPVPEGFVYSSDRNCEVLSVHAIKNIIQEFSNGEKGHILRAANN, from the coding sequence ATGGACTTGAACGGCAGGACTATTCTCATTACCGGCGGCACCGGCTCACTCGGCAAGAAGCTTACGGGCAAGATCCTTGAGCGGTATAGGCCTAAAAGGCTGGTGATACTCAGCCGGGACGAGCTGAAGCAATCGGAGATGATGCAGTCCTTTCCCGACCCCTGTCTGAGGTTCTTCATAGGCGACGTAAGGGACAAGGAGAGGCTCTACCGGGCCTTCGACGGGGTCGATTACGTAGTCCACGCGGCGGCGCTCAAGCAGGTCCCGGCAGCCGAATATAACCCCTTCGAGGCGATAAAGACAAACGTCCTCGGCGCCCAGAACGTCATAGACGTATGCGTAGACCTTGGAATCAAGAAGGTCGTTGCCCTTTCTACTGACAAGGCCGCCAACCCCATCAACCTGTACGGCGCGACAAAGCTCTGCTCGGATAAGCTCTTCATCGCAGGCAACTCCTACGCCGGAAGCAAGCCCACAAGGTTCTCTGTTGTAAGATACGGCAACGTGGTCGGAAGCCGCGGAAGCGTCATCCCGCTTTTTCTCAAGATGAAAGAGTCGGGGGTGCTGCCGGTTACCGACACAAGGATGACCCGTTTCTGGATAACCCTTGACCAGGGCGCGGAGTTCGTGCTCGCGTCCCTTGACAGGATGAAGGGCGGCGAGATATTCGTGCCCAGGATACCGAGCGCCGCGATGACGGACGTAGCGAAGGCCGTCGCCCCGGAATGCTCGATCAAGGTCGTCGGCATAAGGCCCGGCGAGAAGCTCCATGAAACGCTCATATCAGAGGACGACGGAAGGCTCACCCTTGAGTATGAAAATCATTTTGTCATACAGCCCCAGTTCCCATGGTGGGGCGAGGAGAGGAAGAACGGCGGGAAGCCAGTGCCAGAGGGCTTCGTCTACTCAAGCGACAGAAACTGCGAGGTCTTGAGCGTCCACGCGATAAAAAATATCATACAGGAGTTCTCCAATGGCGAAAAGGGCCATATCTTACGGGCGGCAAACAATTGA
- a CDS encoding UDP-4-amino-4,6-dideoxy-N-acetyl-beta-L-altrosamine transaminase, protein MAKRAISYGRQTIDESDIASVVETLRSGMLTQGPLVEEFERAIADYTGARYAVACSNGTAALHLACLGLGLGAGEKALTSPLTFLASANAALYVGARPEFADIDGLTLNIDPVEIEKKVKKDRSIKAIIPVHFAGTTCRMEEISEIAVKYGLKVIEDACHALGAEWTDSAGKVHKAGSCSHSDLAVFSFHPVKSITTAEGGAITTNNKELYEKLKALRSHGVVKDPARLQRGQGLPWYYEMQHLGFNYRLSDIQCALGISQMKKLDSFVERRAGIAAIYDRLLSKYPFIKIPHAGSQTRSAWHLYPVRIAFDELGVQRQELFRLMSAIGINLQVHYIPVHLQPYYRELGFRPGDFPVAERLYDEEVSLPIYPLLSDEEAGAVAEGLISTLACLSAPAQRAEAV, encoded by the coding sequence ATGGCGAAAAGGGCCATATCTTACGGGCGGCAAACAATTGACGAATCGGATATAGCCTCCGTCGTCGAAACACTCCGCTCCGGGATGCTCACTCAGGGGCCGCTCGTAGAGGAATTCGAGAGGGCCATCGCCGATTACACCGGCGCGCGCTACGCCGTCGCCTGCTCCAACGGCACCGCCGCGCTCCATCTCGCCTGCTTGGGCCTGGGGCTTGGGGCAGGGGAGAAGGCCCTTACATCGCCATTGACCTTTCTCGCTTCCGCCAACGCCGCCCTGTATGTGGGCGCGAGGCCCGAGTTCGCCGATATAGACGGACTGACCCTCAATATCGACCCTGTTGAAATAGAAAAGAAAGTCAAAAAGGACCGCTCTATAAAGGCCATCATCCCGGTACACTTCGCGGGCACCACGTGCCGCATGGAGGAGATCAGCGAGATCGCCGTGAAGTACGGCCTTAAGGTCATCGAGGACGCCTGTCACGCCCTTGGGGCCGAGTGGACCGATTCAGCCGGAAAGGTCCATAAAGCCGGCTCATGCAGCCACTCAGACCTTGCCGTCTTTAGCTTCCACCCTGTTAAGTCCATCACGACCGCCGAGGGCGGGGCGATAACCACTAATAATAAAGAACTCTATGAGAAGCTGAAGGCCCTTAGAAGCCACGGGGTTGTGAAGGACCCGGCAAGGCTTCAACGTGGACAGGGCCTTCCCTGGTATTACGAGATGCAGCACCTGGGCTTCAACTACAGGCTCTCTGACATCCAGTGCGCCCTTGGCATAAGCCAGATGAAAAAGCTGGATAGCTTCGTGGAGAGGAGGGCCGGGATAGCGGCCATCTACGACAGGCTCCTTTCCAAGTATCCTTTTATCAAGATACCGCACGCCGGGTCGCAAACCCGGAGCGCATGGCACCTCTATCCCGTTAGGATCGCCTTCGATGAGCTTGGGGTTCAGAGGCAGGAGCTCTTCAGGCTGATGTCCGCCATAGGCATCAACCTGCAGGTCCATTATATTCCTGTGCACCTCCAGCCATATTACCGGGAACTCGGCTTCAGGCCGGGGGACTTCCCCGTGGCTGAGAGACTATATGATGAAGAGGTAAGCCTTCCCATATACCCCCTTCTTTCAGATGAGGAGGCGGGGGCGGTCGCGGAAGGGCTTATCTCGACGCTCGCGTGCCTTTCAGCGCCCGCGCAGAGGGCGGAAGCGGTTTAA
- a CDS encoding flagellar export chaperone FliS: MNGVSRYRNVQVMTADKVTLVIMLYDGILRFNKLAQKAVADGDIKGRGTHLNRSLEIIGELANSLNREEGGEIAGNLSRLYDFCAMCLTEANLKNDASMIEAANKVITELKAGWEAISADRHKQESPSAARSISCGV, encoded by the coding sequence ATGAACGGTGTATCCAGATACCGGAACGTCCAGGTCATGACCGCTGACAAGGTCACTCTGGTGATCATGCTTTATGATGGGATACTGCGCTTCAACAAGCTTGCGCAGAAGGCGGTTGCCGATGGCGATATCAAGGGCAGGGGGACGCACCTCAACAGGTCCCTTGAGATAATAGGCGAGCTGGCCAATTCCCTTAACAGGGAGGAGGGCGGCGAGATAGCCGGCAACCTCTCCAGGCTCTACGATTTTTGCGCCATGTGCCTTACAGAGGCCAACCTCAAAAACGACGCGAGCATGATCGAGGCGGCAAACAAGGTGATAACCGAGCTTAAGGCCGGCTGGGAGGCGATCTCAGCGGATAGACATAAGCAGGAAAGCCCCTCTGCCGCAAGGAGCATCAGCTGTGGAGTATAG